The nucleotide sequence CAACCCTTTTACATGAAGACCGTTATACTTATCCAATCAGTGATGCAGGTTTCTTGTATTCAAGAACCACTTTCGCATTATTGAAAGGTGTTCCAGGTGTGCATGACGTCGATGCAGATTATGAATCCTCAACCAATTTGATTAAGTCAACTCAAGGGATGGACTTTAATGATCATGACATGTATTACGTTAGAAGCTATGTCGTGTTATCTGGACAAATTCATTACAGTAACTACATGTATGAATTGACTTATGATGCCAGTGAATTGGGTTATAAAATTACCAAAACCATTTATTTAGAAACACAAACCATCAACATGGAATACCCATATGAATACTTTGTCGGGACATCAAACTATACCTTACACTATTATGATGGTAGTGTGGTGAATAAATCGAGTTATACAGGCAACGGTTCATTTTCCGCCCCTGGATACTATTTTTCATATGTCGAAACAACATCCATGATTCGAATCCTCAACATCGTTGGCGAATACCCAGCAGTGATTGGTATCGAAAACAATGGGGTATATGAAGACTACGTTTTAATTGACTTCCCGATGGCCAATGCCTATATTTATATGGAGTACAATGGTGGAGAATACGTGTATTTACCTCATAAAGTGAGACTTGAACAAGTCGGCTTTTATGTAGTATACTATCGTTCCGCTACCGGTATGAAATCCATATCGTTTGAGATTAAATAATGAATAAGGGACGCCGCGGCGTCCCTTGATTATTTTTGAATGCTTTGATTGAGTTGTTTCATTTCATCGTTGGTTAAGTAACGGTAATACCCTAGCGGTAAACCATCTTTCGTAATATGCATGATACGGATACGTTCAAGCGAAACGACCTCATAACCCAATGCGGTGGTCATGCGTCTGATTTGACGGTTCATCCCTTGTTTTAGGATGATTCTAAAATGCGTATCGTCTTCTTGAATGAGTTTACAAGGTTCGGTTTGTTGGTATTTTTTGGTCTTTAAGTTGAAAATAACCACGCCTTGTTCCATGTAATCGATGAATGATTTGGTCAGGGGTTTATCCACCTCAACACGGTATTCTTTTTCATGACCGTATTCTACCCTCAATATTTTATTGACGATATCACCATCATTGGTGAGTAGAATCAATCCCTTAGAGTCTTTGTCTAAACGACCAATAGGGAAAATGACCTCATCTAAATGCATATAGTCAACGATGTTGTTTTCAATATGTCTTTCGGTGGTGCAGACAATGCCTTCTGGTTTATTTAAAACAATGTAGACTTTATCTTCAATGGGTTGAACCAAAGCCCCATCGATTTTGACCACATCTTTTTTTTCTACACGCATACCGAGTTTCGCCACCTCACCATTTAAGGTAACGACCCCAGATTGAATGAGTTCATCGGCTTTTCGTCTAGAACAAAAGCCAGAATCCGCGATGTATTTATTGATCGAGATGCCTTTGTCTTTGACATGTTCTATTTTAACGTCTTCGGTTTGGAAGACTTGAGTTAATCGTTTTGCATAATCCATAGTATCACCGGATTCATTATACACATAATTGGTGGGTTTTGCGAAAAAAAACGCCTTATTTATAATAAAAGATACAATGTCTTCAAATCCAAAGCAAAACAAAACCAAAAGAATACAGAATGAAATAAAATAGTCATAGAGGTGATATCCATGAAAATATCGATACATACACACATCCCAAAACCGATTGAATTGGTTTGGAAAACTTATATTACCCCAAAACACGTTGACGCTTGGAACCACGCGACAGAGGACTGGGAAACGGTTGGTTCGGTGAGCGACTTTCGCGTGGGTGGCTTTTTTAAGTACCCAATGAGAGCCAAAGACCACTCATTTGGGTTTGATTTTGAAGGTGAGTTTTTAAAAATAGAACCACTTAAGTACATAAAATATCGCATGTTGGATGATCGAATCGTTGAGATTAAGATGACTGAACTGCCTAAAAAAGTATTCGTAGAAGTGATTTTTGATGCTGAAACAGAAAACAGTCCTGAACTTCAACAACAAGGGTGGCAACAAATATTAGAATCCTTTAAACGCTACTGCTTAACGCTTTAGAGTTTTCACCACATTTTGATTGTAAAATCGGTTAAAATACCGTATAATAAATTCGTTTTAGAGAGGACATAAAAACCATGATTATAACCGATGAAGCAAAAGTCTTATTACAAGATATTTTAAAGAAAGAAAACTTTAACTGCGTGATTGCAGGATTACATTACCATTGTTCATGTGGCGACTCAACCGTACAATTCGGATTAGGCAACATTGAAGATGGTGACCAAGTATACACATTCAATGAGATTCCTGTCGTGATGGAAGAAGAAACCGTCTCCCGTACAGAACTCATCACCATCTATGTTGAAAACGGCGAATTGATGTTTCTAGATGAAGCAGAATTTGAAGAAACCGAAGATGGCTGTGGCTGTGGACATCACCACGACCATGAACATGAAGGCGATTGTGACTGTGGTCACGACCATGAAGATGGCGACTGTGCATGCGGTCATCACCACCATGCAGAAGGCGAAGACTGTGATTGTGGACACGATCACGACGATTGTGAGTGTAAACACCAACACTAACACCTCCAAACGAGGTGTTTTTTCTTGCCTGTAGGTGTCCAGATATATCATTTTTTAAAACAGTATGATATAATGCTTATTGTTATAAAATTATTCATCAAGGAGAATATCAAGCCCATATATGGACAGTGACAGTAGTAGTATCTATCTTATATTAATCATCATCAGCATCATTTTATCCGGATTTTTTTCAGCCACCGAGACCGCTTTTTCTTCGTATAATCGTATTCGTATGAAAAATCTGAGCGAAAAAGGACATAAAAACGCATCGCTCGCATTGAAGTTATCTGAACGCTATGACGTGATTTTATCGACCATTTTGATTGGTAATAACATCGTCAATATTTTAAGTGCGTCTCTCGCAACCATCCTATTTGTCAGCTTATTGGGACAAGAAATAGGCGCGACCATCGCGACCGTTGTGATCACCATCGTCGTATTGATTTTTGGTGAAGTCACACCAAAATCGATTGCGAAAGAATACCCAGAAAAATTCGCGATGTTTTCAGCACCCATCGTGCTTGTTTTAGAAAAAGTGTTCTTACCATTCAACTTTTTCTTTAAACAATGGAAAGTATTGATGTCTAAAATTGTC is from Paracholeplasma manati and encodes:
- a CDS encoding pseudouridine synthase — protein: MDYAKRLTQVFQTEDVKIEHVKDKGISINKYIADSGFCSRRKADELIQSGVVTLNGEVAKLGMRVEKKDVVKIDGALVQPIEDKVYIVLNKPEGIVCTTERHIENNIVDYMHLDEVIFPIGRLDKDSKGLILLTNDGDIVNKILRVEYGHEKEYRVEVDKPLTKSFIDYMEQGVVIFNLKTKKYQQTEPCKLIQEDDTHFRIILKQGMNRQIRRMTTALGYEVVSLERIRIMHITKDGLPLGYYRYLTNDEMKQLNQSIQK
- a CDS encoding SRPBCC domain-containing protein — encoded protein: MKISIHTHIPKPIELVWKTYITPKHVDAWNHATEDWETVGSVSDFRVGGFFKYPMRAKDHSFGFDFEGEFLKIEPLKYIKYRMLDDRIVEIKMTELPKKVFVEVIFDAETENSPELQQQGWQQILESFKRYCLTL